One Alphaproteobacteria bacterium genomic window carries:
- a CDS encoding GNAT family N-acetyltransferase yields the protein MNDAVENRADRDGVTIRIATRADIPGIVRMLADDPLGAGREQYADPLPKAYLDAFDAMQAQTGNDILVAEIGGAVVGCLQLTLIPGLSRLGMTRAQIEGVRVDGRYRGRKIGELLMRDAITRSRDAGAGLVQLTTDISRPDAHRFYEALGFVNSHAGMKLPLG from the coding sequence ATGAACGACGCGGTTGAAAATCGGGCGGATCGCGACGGCGTCACCATTCGCATCGCGACGCGGGCGGATATCCCGGGGATTGTCCGGATGCTGGCGGATGACCCGCTGGGCGCGGGGCGCGAGCAGTATGCCGACCCGCTGCCGAAAGCCTATCTCGATGCGTTCGACGCCATGCAGGCGCAAACGGGCAACGACATACTGGTCGCCGAAATCGGCGGCGCCGTCGTCGGCTGCCTGCAACTGACCCTCATCCCCGGGCTCAGCCGTCTCGGCATGACCCGCGCGCAGATCGAAGGCGTGCGCGTGGATGGCCGGTACCGCGGCCGCAAAATCGGCGAACTGCTGATGCGGGATGCGATCACCCGGTCTCGCGACGCCGGCGCGGGACTGGTGCAGCTGACGACCGATATCTCCCGTCCCGATGCCCACCGTTTCTACGAGGCGCTCGGATTCGTGAACAGCCATGCGGGCATGAAGCTGCCGCTCGGCTGA